From a single Phaenicophaeus curvirostris isolate KB17595 chromosome 8, BPBGC_Pcur_1.0, whole genome shotgun sequence genomic region:
- the LOC138723358 gene encoding golgin subfamily A member 6-like protein 25, which translates to MVMLLIPRLQCYECRYYSGYTRQILFGIPVGYVHCVHTGNNLFRYLRSQRLPLLFGNRDLARRRRFCLRREQPRVCKMRFYFHDVVLDAIPASVGLLGCCWSYSRRKKQAKSHAKRAIAPKGENQEEVTKRNSSPEPAAGVAQRLPLSSEERRQEKETSTSLLSAESVVPGSLREKRRDELEIREKELEVKEAHLAQENEELQRMWQDLKKHQEELQLQKVSFQQELESLHTSQEAVEMEKAQLKRDMDQLKKDQEQLQLQKVSLQVDLESLRTSQEAVEMEKAQLKPDMDQLKKDQEQLQLQKVSFQRDLESLHTSQETVEVEKAQLKLDMDQLKKDQEQLQLQKISFQRDLESLRTSQEAVEMEKALLKLDMDQLKKDQEQLQLQKVSFHRNLESLHTAQEDLKRDKEQFRLDMERFLEALQALDHRQDVAEELQARVVAHEEDSLASTDYQMCEALRVLLTKIRNAYSCLAQENAHLRRQVGLTEELQGENAALKRKLEQVAEVLEEVENTLKGTRQEAERREELEKEREEIKSMLLRKSVEGECLRRAQTEESREQKRPLQMLQEKLTELKGRILKHEEQCQQFFQKLGELE; encoded by the exons ATGGTGATGTTACTGATCCCAAG ACTGCAGTGTTATGAGTGCCGCTATTACAGTGGTTACACCAGACAGATCTTGTTCGGCATTCCCGTTGGGTATGTCCATTGCGTCCACACCGGTAACAAT tTGTTCCGCTACCTCCGATCCCAGCGATTGCCGCTGCTCTTCGGGAACAGAGACCTCGCTAGGCGGAGGAGGTTCTGCCTGAGAAG gGAACAGCCCAGGGTCTGTAAAATGCGTTTCTACTTCCACGATGTTGTACTCGATGCCATCCCTGCATCGGTGGGGCttcttggctgctgctggagctatTCCCGGAGAAAGAAGCAGGCAAAGAGTCATGCAAAAAGAGCAATAGCCCCTAAAGGAGAGAATCAAGAGGAAGTGACTAAGAGGAATTCATCCCCTGAACCAGCAGCAGGCGTTGCACAGCGCCTGCCACTCTCCTCAGAagagagaaggcaagagaaggaGACCTCGACCTCCCTGCTGTCAGCAGAATCAGTGGTACCCGGTTCCctcagagagaagaggagagacgAACTTGAAATACGGGAGAAGGAGCTAGAGGTGAAGGAGGCCCACCTTGCCCAGGAAAACGAGGAGCTCCAGAGAATGTGGCAAGATCTCAAAAAgcatcaagaggagctgcagctgcagaaggtctccttccagcaggagctggagagccTTCatacatcccaggaggcagtggagatggagaaggctcaattgaagcgggacatggaccagctgaaAAAGGAtcaagagcagctgcagctgcagaaggtctccttgcaggttgatctggagagccttcgtacatcccaggaggcagtggagatggagaaggctcaattgaagccgGACATGGACCAGCTTAAAAAGGAtcaagagcagctgcagctgcagaaggtctccttccagcgggatctggagagccttcataCATCCCAGGAGACAGTGGAggtggagaaggctcaattgaagctggacatggaccagctgaaAAAGGAtcaagagcagctgcagctgcagaagatcTCCTTCCAGCgagatctggagagccttcgtacatcccaggaggcagtggagatggagaaggctctactgaagctggacatggaccagcttaAAAAGGAtcaagagcagctgcagctgcagaaggtctccttccaccgcaatctggagagccttcataCGGCCCAGGAGGACCTGAAGAGGGACAAGGAGCAATTCAGGCTTGACATGGAGCGATTCCTTGAAGCGCTTCAGGCGCTTGACCACAGGCAG GACGTGGCGGAGGAGCTTCAGGCTCGAGTGGTTGCACACGAAGAGGACTCCCTTGCCAGCACCGACTACCAAATGTGTGAGGCACTGCGGGTGCTGCTCACCAAGATCAGGAATGCCTACTCCTGCCTGGCCCAGGAAAACGCTCACCTCCGTAGGCAGGTGGGTTTGACAGAAGAGCTTCAAGGGGAAAATGCTGCCCTGAAAAGGAAACTCGAACAAGTGGCAGAGGTGCTGGAAGAGGTCGAGAACACCCTGAAAGGCACGAGACAagaagcagaaaggagagaagagctggagaaggagcgTGAGGAGATCAAGTCCATGCTCCTGAGGAAATCAGTGGAAGGCGAATGTTTGAGGAGGGCTCAGACAGAAGAAAGCAGGGAGCAGAAAAGACCCCTGCAAATGCTGCAAGAGAAGCTGACTGAACTGAAGGGTCGCATTCTGAAGCATGAAGAACAATGCCAGCAGTTCTTTCAGaaactgggagagctggaatAA